The following are encoded together in the Methylobacterium radiotolerans JCM 2831 genome:
- a CDS encoding urate hydroxylase PuuD: MYPILHEWGGFLIRWTHVVAAIAWIGASFYFMHLDASLRAIPAIPTGKGGEAWEVHGGGFYQVRKYLVAPDRVPEHLIWHKWQSYATWLSGFSLLCWVYYGQADLYLIDPAVRVITPMTGAAIGLGALALGWLIYDGLNRSPLANRPPLLAAAVFLTVVAFAYGFQQVFSGRAAMLHSGALIATWMTGNVFFVIMPNQRRAIAELVAGRVPNPAWGKQAKNRSSHNNYLTLPVLFFMLSGHYPMAWSSPYSWSIVGLVVIAGGVVRHYFNVRNAGGGDRWWTWGVATACVAAAVAISVASSPGARERIGLSAAAEAAPAAAISLAAAGAGAGRIPAVDDAVMAVVGTRCAMCHAAEPLWPGMTGPPKGVLLDSPEHVARFAPAIRLQAVLTHAMPPNNITDMQPEERAALARWLTAR, translated from the coding sequence ATGTATCCGATCCTGCACGAATGGGGCGGGTTCCTCATTCGATGGACCCACGTCGTCGCGGCGATCGCCTGGATCGGCGCGTCGTTCTACTTCATGCATCTCGACGCCAGCTTGCGCGCCATTCCGGCAATCCCGACCGGCAAGGGCGGCGAGGCCTGGGAGGTGCACGGCGGCGGCTTCTACCAGGTGCGCAAGTATCTCGTCGCGCCCGACCGCGTGCCGGAGCACCTGATCTGGCACAAGTGGCAATCCTACGCGACCTGGCTGTCGGGCTTCTCGCTGCTGTGCTGGGTCTATTACGGTCAGGCCGACCTCTACCTGATCGATCCGGCGGTCCGCGTGATCACGCCGATGACCGGGGCGGCCATCGGCCTCGGCGCCCTCGCCCTCGGCTGGCTGATCTACGACGGGCTCAACCGCTCGCCCCTGGCCAACCGGCCGCCGCTGCTCGCGGCCGCCGTGTTCCTCACCGTGGTCGCCTTCGCGTACGGCTTCCAGCAGGTCTTCTCCGGCCGGGCCGCGATGCTGCACTCGGGCGCGTTGATCGCGACCTGGATGACCGGCAACGTCTTCTTCGTCATCATGCCCAACCAGCGCAGGGCGATCGCCGAGCTGGTCGCGGGCCGAGTCCCGAACCCCGCCTGGGGCAAGCAGGCGAAGAACCGCTCGTCCCACAACAACTACCTGACGCTGCCGGTGCTGTTCTTCATGCTGTCCGGCCATTACCCGATGGCGTGGTCCTCACCCTACAGCTGGAGCATCGTCGGCCTCGTGGTGATCGCGGGCGGCGTGGTCCGGCACTACTTCAACGTGCGCAACGCCGGCGGGGGCGACCGCTGGTGGACCTGGGGCGTCGCGACGGCCTGCGTGGCGGCGGCGGTGGCGATCAGCGTCGCCTCCTCGCCGGGCGCCCGCGAGCGGATCGGCCTGTCGGCCGCCGCCGAGGCGGCCCCGGCCGCGGCGATCAGCCTCGCGGCGGCCGGGGCCGGGGCGGGCAGGATCCCCGCGGTCGACGACGCCGTGATGGCCGTGGTCGGGACGCGCTGCGCCATGTGCCACGCCGCCGAGCCCCTGTGGCCGGGCATGACGGGCCCGCCCAAGGGCGTGCTCCTCGACAGCCCCGAGCACGTCGCGCGCTTCGCGCCGGCCATCCGCCTGCAGGCCGTCCTGACCCACGCGATGCCGCCCAACAACATCACCGACATGCAGCCCGAGGAGCGGGCGGCGCTCGCCCGCTGGCTGACCGCGCGATAA
- the puuE gene encoding allantoinase PuuE encodes MTAPHTDGPPRDFVGYGETPPDARWPGGARVAVQFVLNYEEGGERSVLDGDPHAEIFLSEIAGATPFPARHMSMESLYEYGARAGVWRILRLFRERGAPLTVFGVAQALARNPAAVEAFLRDGHEIAGHGWRWLPYQDVPEALEREHLARAVETIRSLTGETPLGWYTGRDSPNTRRLVVEHGGFLYDSDSYADDLPYWVQVAGRDHLVVPYTLDTNDMRFSVPGGFPSGEQFFAHLRDAFDCLYEEGASAPKMLSIGLHCRLVGRPARLPALARFLDHVLARPDVWVTRRIDIARHWAAHHPPGAPAAGPTAERTIP; translated from the coding sequence GTGACCGCACCGCATACCGACGGCCCTCCGCGCGACTTCGTCGGCTACGGCGAGACGCCGCCCGACGCCCGCTGGCCCGGCGGCGCCCGCGTCGCCGTCCAGTTCGTGCTGAACTACGAGGAGGGCGGCGAGCGCTCCGTCCTCGACGGCGACCCCCACGCCGAGATCTTCCTCTCCGAGATCGCCGGGGCCACGCCGTTCCCCGCCCGGCACATGAGCATGGAGAGCCTCTACGAGTACGGGGCGCGCGCGGGCGTCTGGCGGATCCTGCGCCTGTTCCGCGAGCGCGGCGCGCCCCTCACGGTCTTCGGCGTCGCGCAGGCGCTCGCTCGCAATCCGGCCGCCGTGGAGGCCTTTCTCCGCGACGGCCACGAGATCGCCGGCCACGGCTGGCGCTGGCTGCCCTACCAGGACGTCCCGGAGGCGCTCGAGCGGGAGCACCTCGCCCGCGCGGTCGAGACGATCCGGAGCCTGACCGGCGAGACGCCGCTCGGCTGGTACACCGGCCGCGACAGCCCGAACACCCGGCGGCTCGTGGTCGAGCACGGCGGCTTCCTCTACGATTCCGACAGCTACGCCGACGACCTGCCCTACTGGGTGCAGGTCGCCGGCCGGGACCACCTCGTGGTGCCCTACACCCTCGACACCAACGACATGCGCTTCTCGGTCCCCGGCGGCTTCCCGTCGGGCGAGCAGTTCTTCGCGCACCTGCGCGACGCCTTCGACTGCCTCTACGAGGAGGGGGCGAGCGCCCCGAAGATGCTGTCGATCGGGCTGCATTGCCGCCTCGTCGGGCGCCCCGCCCGCCTGCCGGCCCTCGCCCGGTTCCTCGACCACGTCCTGGCCCGGCCCGACGTCTGGGTGACCCGGCGGATCGACATCGCCCGGCACTGGGCGGCCCACCATCCTCCCGGCGCCCCGGCGGCGGGACCGACCGCGGAGAGGACGATCCCGTGA
- the uraD gene encoding 2-oxo-4-hydroxy-4-carboxy-5-ureidoimidazoline decarboxylase: MITVAALNALARDAFVDLLAEVYEHSPWVPEAAFDRGPFAARTDLHAAMEAAVAGADRVRQLALLRAHPELAGRAAQRGELTAHSSREQAGSGLLGGPSPEVARLQDLNRAYAERFGFPFIIAVRGLDRDAILARLEQRLGNPPEAERAEALRQVGRIAALRLEALVAD, from the coding sequence GTGATCACCGTCGCCGCGCTCAACGCGCTCGCGCGCGACGCCTTCGTGGACCTCCTCGCCGAGGTCTACGAGCATTCCCCCTGGGTCCCCGAGGCGGCCTTCGACCGCGGGCCCTTCGCGGCGCGCACGGACCTGCACGCGGCGATGGAGGCGGCGGTGGCCGGCGCCGACCGGGTCCGTCAGCTCGCCCTCCTGCGGGCCCATCCCGAGCTCGCCGGGCGAGCCGCCCAGCGCGGCGAGCTCACCGCGCATTCCAGCCGCGAGCAGGCCGGAAGCGGCCTGCTGGGCGGCCCCTCCCCGGAGGTGGCGCGACTGCAGGACCTCAACCGGGCCTACGCGGAGCGCTTCGGCTTCCCGTTCATCATCGCCGTCCGGGGCCTCGACCGCGACGCGATCCTCGCCCGGCTGGAGCAGCGGCTCGGCAACCCGCCGGAGGCCGAGCGGGCCGAGGCCCTGCGGCAGGTCGGACGGATCGCCGCCCTGCGCCTGGAGGCCCTCGTCGCGGACTGA